One Entomomonas asaccharolytica DNA segment encodes these proteins:
- a CDS encoding DUF2388 domain-containing protein, with amino-acid sequence MKTIGRLIICLVFGFPLYSDAGMCTRKDGLELLLCQTAFFSVALPSVATIATSVYTEYEISEKITPQDKKIILKAANDAVFFIATESKQQGVYLQAAFNLLRERLDSFKELDDYQLAMIIISFNNDNNAFLVYL; translated from the coding sequence ATGAAAACTATAGGTAGGTTAATTATTTGTTTAGTATTTGGTTTTCCTCTATACAGTGATGCTGGAATGTGTACTCGTAAAGATGGATTAGAATTATTATTATGCCAAACAGCATTTTTCTCTGTAGCTTTACCATCCGTGGCAACTATAGCTACTTCTGTATATACTGAATACGAAATATCAGAAAAAATAACACCTCAAGATAAAAAAATAATTTTAAAGGCGGCTAATGATGCTGTATTTTTTATTGCTACTGAGAGTAAGCAGCAAGGTGTTTATTTGCAGGCTGCGTTTAATCTGTTGAGAGAGCGGCTAGACAGTTTTAAAGAGTTGGATGATTATCAGTTGGCGATGATAATTATTAGTTTTAATAATGATAATAATGCTTTCCTCGTATATCTTTAA
- a CDS encoding FMN-binding negative transcriptional regulator, which yields MYIPKHFQDNDQQSLFNTIQQIQTANLVTQHPSGLIATYLPLYLEQAEGAQGTLYGHIAKANTQWQQPLTTTEALAIFTGPDGYITPSWYPTKKIHHKEVPTWNYIAVHTYGTIEFIEEPNTLLDIVTKLTNANEENRQQPWQVSDAPQEYIQAMLKAIIGVKITINKIEGKRKLSQNKTPENQQGVIQGLTNSEKATDKQLAALMQNKP from the coding sequence ATGTATATTCCAAAACATTTTCAAGACAACGACCAACAATCGCTATTTAACACCATACAGCAAATCCAAACCGCTAACTTAGTTACACAACATCCTTCAGGGTTAATAGCTACCTATCTGCCCCTTTATCTTGAGCAAGCAGAAGGCGCACAAGGTACACTCTATGGTCATATAGCGAAAGCCAATACCCAATGGCAACAACCGCTTACCACCACAGAAGCACTGGCTATCTTTACAGGGCCAGATGGCTACATCACCCCCTCTTGGTACCCCACTAAAAAAATTCATCACAAAGAAGTGCCCACATGGAACTATATTGCTGTACACACCTATGGCACCATCGAATTTATAGAAGAACCTAATACCCTACTAGATATCGTCACCAAACTGACCAATGCCAACGAAGAAAACCGTCAGCAACCTTGGCAAGTCTCAGACGCACCTCAAGAGTATATACAAGCCATGCTAAAAGCCATTATTGGAGTAAAAATAACCATCAACAAAATAGAAGGCAAACGCAAGCTAAGCCAGAACAAAACACCTGAAAACCAACAAGGGGTTATACAAGGATTAACAAACAGTGAAAAAGCAACCGATAAACAACTAGCAGCCTTAATGCAGAATAAACCCTAA
- a CDS encoding catalase family peroxidase — MSQLNLRSKRTWLALALIAVIATTLITAFAWTAGWIGQRKTTENLVTEAVQPFPAGFRRAHGKGICYVGNFRPNKDIMSLSTARVFSQPNIPIIGRFSIGTGDPHAVDSSTKTISMALLLTTDDKQQWRMAMNNVPYFPTHNPEGFLAMRKATAPDPATGKPDPERVARFLQEYPEAEKFLKMTAAATPPDSFASATFYSVNTFLLVSENGKKQPIRWMMRPHEAQLPLAETKQQQSTDNFLFDDLRHTLEEQPLMWDLVLQLAQPNDPTNDPSQPWPQDRQQIIAGTLQVTSVIDQAKGACRDINFDPSIVPAGIEVSDDPILSARSGAYSHSFNRREREIGYGKATDAVGK, encoded by the coding sequence ATGTCACAGCTTAATTTGAGATCAAAGCGCACTTGGCTGGCTTTAGCATTAATCGCCGTTATCGCTACAACCTTAATAACTGCCTTCGCTTGGACCGCAGGTTGGATTGGACAGCGCAAAACCACTGAAAACTTAGTAACAGAAGCCGTACAACCATTCCCTGCAGGCTTCCGCCGAGCCCATGGCAAAGGTATATGCTATGTTGGTAACTTCCGCCCTAATAAAGACATCATGTCACTTTCAACAGCACGGGTTTTCAGCCAACCGAATATACCGATTATTGGTCGCTTCTCAATTGGAACAGGCGATCCACACGCAGTTGATAGCTCCACCAAAACCATTAGCATGGCTTTATTGCTTACTACAGATGACAAACAGCAATGGCGTATGGCAATGAACAACGTGCCATACTTCCCAACCCATAACCCTGAAGGTTTCTTGGCAATGAGAAAAGCCACAGCGCCAGATCCAGCAACGGGCAAACCCGACCCAGAACGGGTTGCACGCTTTTTACAGGAATACCCAGAGGCCGAGAAATTTCTTAAAATGACCGCAGCAGCAACCCCACCAGATAGCTTTGCAAGTGCTACATTCTATAGCGTCAACACCTTCTTACTAGTCTCTGAGAATGGTAAAAAACAACCAATACGCTGGATGATGCGGCCCCATGAAGCACAGTTACCTCTAGCTGAAACAAAACAGCAACAGTCTACCGACAACTTCCTATTTGACGACCTACGCCACACCTTAGAAGAACAACCACTGATGTGGGATTTAGTGCTACAACTCGCACAACCAAACGACCCAACCAATGATCCCTCACAACCATGGCCACAAGATCGCCAACAAATCATCGCTGGCACACTACAAGTAACAAGCGTCATCGACCAAGCCAAAGGCGCTTGTCGCGATATCAACTTCGACCCCTCAATTGTACCAGCAGGTATCGAAGTTTCTGATGACCCCATACTTAGCGCACGTTCAGGCGCATACTCACACTCCTTCAACCGTCGCGAGCGCGAGATTGGTTATGGTAAAGCCACTGATGCCGTTGGTAAATAG
- a CDS encoding cytochrome b, with amino-acid sequence MNNQENTPITTHNHFNLTARILHWLMAVMILAMLFIGVGMMSSLHYRLWLINLHRPLGIAILLLVIVRLINRLRNPPPPLPASLPQWQVLAAKGSHILLYLLMFALPLIGWVMLSAAGYPIVLFKGFNLPAIAPTSPVLYAWLRDAHSILAWLLFVVVIGHLSAALMHALIYRDGVFSSMAKGSNQQE; translated from the coding sequence ATGAACAATCAAGAAAACACACCCATAACAACCCATAACCATTTCAACCTAACTGCACGCATACTGCACTGGCTAATGGCTGTTATGATTTTAGCAATGCTATTTATTGGGGTAGGTATGATGTCCTCCCTACATTACCGACTATGGCTGATTAATCTACATCGACCACTAGGCATAGCCATTTTATTACTGGTAATCGTTCGTCTTATCAACCGCCTACGCAATCCGCCACCTCCACTACCTGCCAGTCTTCCACAATGGCAAGTATTGGCCGCCAAGGGATCACATATACTGCTGTACTTATTAATGTTTGCACTTCCCCTGATTGGTTGGGTAATGCTCTCCGCAGCAGGCTACCCCATTGTACTCTTTAAAGGCTTTAACCTGCCTGCAATTGCCCCCACAAGCCCCGTATTATACGCATGGCTACGTGATGCACACAGCATACTGGCTTGGCTACTATTCGTGGTGGTAATAGGTCATCTTTCAGCGGCCTTAATGCATGCCTTAATCTATCGTGATGGCGTTTTTTCAAGCATGGCAAAAGGTAGCAACCAACAAGAGTAA
- a CDS encoding ATP-binding protein, producing the protein MDEIELFKELALEQNCLYQPRSFADDYTRIHYFRGANVQPDYSLYPTEGSQVIMMAGLPASGKNHWVANHYPELPVASYDDAREKLGLKYGQNEGMAAHYVLDNVRAWLRAKQPFIWNATHLTREVRQKALDLLYAYHANVRIVYLEHPEKELYKRNSKRDTSLTNKKIQSMFYKWEVPLPTEAQQVDYIINHL; encoded by the coding sequence TTGGACGAAATAGAACTGTTTAAAGAGCTGGCGCTAGAACAAAACTGCCTCTACCAACCACGTTCCTTTGCAGATGACTATACCCGTATCCACTATTTTCGTGGCGCGAATGTGCAACCAGACTATAGCCTTTACCCTACAGAAGGGTCACAAGTGATTATGATGGCAGGTCTACCAGCCAGTGGTAAAAATCATTGGGTAGCTAACCACTACCCTGAACTACCTGTGGCCTCCTACGATGATGCAAGGGAAAAACTAGGGCTAAAATATGGACAAAATGAAGGTATGGCAGCACACTATGTGCTAGATAATGTAAGAGCATGGCTAAGGGCAAAACAGCCCTTTATTTGGAATGCCACACACCTTACCCGTGAGGTAAGGCAAAAAGCATTAGACTTGCTTTATGCTTATCATGCCAATGTGCGTATAGTCTATTTAGAACATCCTGAAAAGGAACTCTATAAACGCAATAGCAAACGAGACACCAGTCTCACCAACAAAAAAATCCAAAGCATGTTCTACAAATGGGAAGTACCCCTTCCCACCGAAGCACAACAAGTGGATTATATTATTAACCATTTATAA